A stretch of the Medicago truncatula cultivar Jemalong A17 chromosome 5, MtrunA17r5.0-ANR, whole genome shotgun sequence genome encodes the following:
- the LOC11425955 gene encoding armadillo repeat-containing protein 7, which translates to MFTNNQRQLERTGRYGTSRLQYLQELVTQFQNSSEDEIKEKILANLANFAYDPYNFNFLRQLNVLELFLDCVTEPNEKIIEFGVGGICNSCVDPANATIVAGVGGIPLIIQCLSSPVRNTVNYALGALYYICNESNKEEVLKPEVIDVIKRYAAAEEVSVSFSNLAKAFLDKHLSRNY; encoded by the exons ATGTTCACCAATAACCAAAGGCAACTAGAGCGGACCGGAAGATATGGTACTTCCAGATTGCAATACCTTCAG GAATTGGTGACTCAGTTTCAGAATTCATCAGAGGATG AAATTAAAGAGAAGATTTTGGCAAATTTGGCCAACTTTGCCTATGATCCTTACAATTTTAACTTCTTGCGCCAG CTAAATGTTTTGGAACTTTTCCTTGACTGCGTAACTGAACCCAATGAAAAGATTATAGAATTTGGTGTTGGAGGGATCTGCAATTCTTGTGTTG atcCAGCCAACGCTACAATTGTAGCTGGAGTTGGTGGGATTCCTCTTATCATTCAATGTTTATCAAGCCCAGTTAGGAACACT GTAAATTATGCACTCGGGGCGCTTTATTACATCTGTAATGAATCTAACAAGGAAGAGGTTTTAAAGCCTGAAGTTATTGATGTCATCAAGAGGTATGCAGCAGCTGAAGAAGTTAGTGTGAGCTTCAGTAATCTGGCTAAAGCATTTCTTGACAAACACCTATCAAGGAACTACTAA